From Agrobacterium tumefaciens, a single genomic window includes:
- a CDS encoding 2-dehydro-3-deoxy-phosphogluconate aldolase: MAQDSEKLLSILKLQPVVPVLIVDDAASAVPLARALVAGGLKAIEITLRTPAALDAIRAVAAEVEGANVGAGTILNAKDYEAAADAGSTFIVSPGLNKSVLEAARASKVPLLPGAATASEVMALRDEGYKVLKFFPAEQAGGAPYLKALASPLAGTVFCPTGSVSLRNANDYLSLPNVVCVGGSWVAPRELVATGDWAGITKLAAQAAALRG, encoded by the coding sequence TTGGCCCAGGACTCCGAAAAATTGCTCTCCATTCTCAAGCTGCAGCCGGTCGTGCCGGTGTTGATCGTGGATGATGCGGCATCTGCCGTGCCCTTGGCGCGGGCTCTGGTCGCAGGTGGTCTCAAGGCAATCGAGATTACGCTTCGCACACCTGCCGCTCTCGACGCCATTCGTGCGGTCGCAGCGGAAGTCGAGGGAGCGAATGTCGGTGCAGGCACAATCCTCAACGCCAAGGACTATGAAGCCGCTGCAGACGCTGGTTCGACCTTCATCGTCAGCCCAGGCCTCAACAAGAGCGTTCTAGAAGCGGCTCGCGCTTCCAAGGTACCTTTGCTTCCCGGTGCCGCTACGGCAAGCGAAGTCATGGCGTTGCGCGATGAGGGATACAAGGTCCTGAAGTTCTTCCCGGCCGAACAGGCTGGTGGTGCTCCGTACCTTAAGGCCCTGGCATCGCCGCTTGCCGGGACAGTCTTTTGCCCGACAGGCAGTGTTTCTCTCAGGAATGCCAACGATTATCTGTCGTTGCCGAATGTCGTCTGCGTCGGCGGCTCATGGGTTGCCCCGCGCGAACTGGTCGCAACAGGTGACTGGGCAGGGATTACCAAGCTCGCGGCCCAAGCCGCAGCATTGCGCGGTTGA